A genomic stretch from Solanum stenotomum isolate F172 chromosome 8, ASM1918654v1, whole genome shotgun sequence includes:
- the LOC125873469 gene encoding mannan endo-1,4-beta-mannosidase 5-like, translated as MASFSRAFFALLCLLLLAIVTETRNIENTKNVDFVRTRGAHFVLNGSPFLFNGFNSYWLMHVAAEPTERYKVSEVFKEASAASLSVCRTWAFSDGGDAALQISPGVYDERVLQGLDFVISEARKYGIRLILSFVNNYKDFGGRSQYAQWAKNAGIQNINSEDDFYTHPVLKDYYKNHVKKIVTRVNTMTRIAYRDDSTIMAWELINEPRCNADYSGKTVNGWVQEMASFVKSLDKKHLLEIGMEGFYGDSMPEKKQVNPGFQVGTDFISSHLVKEIDFATIHAYTDQWLSGQSDDAQATFMQRWMISHWQDSRTILKKPLVLAEFGKSSKDPGYSQNARDTFMSLVYRNVYNFAKAGGTMGGSLVWQLVAQGMDNFDDGYSIILAQNPSTAGLISGQSHAMTTLAHLVNSPNLGQVHGHHPLGVGHHPLGMGHHG; from the exons atggcTTCTTTTAGTAGAGCATTCTTTGCCTTGCTCTGCCTCCTCCTACTAGCTATAGTCACAGAAACTAGGAATATAGAAAATACTAAAAATGTTGATTTTGTTAGAACAAGAGGTGCCCATTTTGTACTTAATGGATCACCTTTTCTGTTCAATGGTTTCAACTCTTATTGGCTAATGCATGTTGCTGCTGAGCCAACTGAGAGGTATAAAGTCTCTGAGGTTTTCAAAGAAGCCTCTGCTGCTAGTCTCTCTGTATGCAGGACATGGGCTTTTAGTGATGGCGGCGATGCAGCATTGCAGATTTCTCCTGGTGTCTATGATGAACGTGTTTTACAG GGATTGGATTTTGTGATATCAGAAGCACGGAAGTATGGGATACGTTTAATATTGAGCTTTGTGAATAACTACAAAGATTTTGGAGGGAGAAGTCAATATGCTCAATGGGCAAAAAATGCAGGAATTCAGAATATTAACAGTGAAGATGATTTTTATACTCATCCAGTACTTAAAGATTATTACAAGAACCATGTTAAGAAAATAGTGACAAGAGTCAATACAATGACTAGAATAGCATACAGAGATGACTCGACAATAATGGCGTGGGAACTTATCAATGAGCCTCGCTGCAATGCTGATTATTCTGGAAAAACAGTTAAT GGATGGGTTCAAGAGATGGCAAGTTTTGTGAAATCACTAGACAAAAAACACTTGTTGGAGATAGGGATGGAAGGATTTTATGGCGATTCAATGCCAGAAAAGAAGCAAGTTAATCCTGGTTTTCAAGTTGGAACAGATTTCATCAGTAGCCATCTTGTTAAAGAGATTGATTTTGCTACTATACATGCATACACCGACCAATG GTTGTCTGGACAAAGTGATGATGCACAAGCAACATTCATGCAAAGGTGGATGATAAGTCATTGGCAAGAttcaagaaccatattaaagaAGCCATTGGTACTTGCTGAATTTGGGAAGTCAAGCAAAGATCCAGGATACAGTCAAAATGCAAGAGACACATTCATGAGTTTAGTTTATAGAAATGTGTACAATTTTGCGAAAGCAGGAGGGACAATGGGAGGGAGCTTAGTATGGCAGCTAGTGGCACAAGGCATGGACAATTTTGATGATGGTTACTCAATAATCTTGGCACAAAATCCTTCAACTGCAGGGCTAATTTCAGGGCAATCACATGCCATGACAACTTTGGCTCATTTGGTTAATAGCCCTAATTTGGGTCAGGTACATGGACATCATCCACTAGGTGTTGGACATCATCCATTAGGAATGGGACATCATGGTTGA
- the LOC125873470 gene encoding mannan endo-1,4-beta-mannosidase 5-like translates to MASFSRAISSFFALLLLAIVTEARNIENSKNVDFVRTRGAHFVLNGSPFLFNGFNSYWLMHVAAEPTERYKVSEVFKEASAASLSVCRTWAFSDGGDAALQISPGVYDERVLQGLDFVISEARKYGIRLILSFVNNYKDFGGRSQYAQWAKNAGIQNINSEDDFYTHPALKDYYKNHVKKIVTRVNTMTRIAYRDDSTIMAWELMNEPRCNADYSGKTVNGWVQEMASFVKSLDKKHLLEIGMEGFYGDSMPEKKQVNPGFQVGTDFMSSHLVKEIDFATIHAYTDQWLSGQNDDAQATFMQRWMTSHWQDSRTILKKPLILAEFGKSSKDPGYNQNARDTFMSLVYRNVYNFIKKFVFAKFSKPTIGYQS, encoded by the exons atggcTTCTTTTAGTAGAGCAATTAGCTCATTCTTTGCCTTGCTCCTACTAGCTATAGTCACAGAAGCTAGGAATATAGAAAATAGTAAGAATGTAGATTTTGTTAGAACAAGAGGTGCCCATTTTGTACTAAATGGATCACCTTTTCTGTTCAATGGTTTCAACTCTTATTGGCTAATGCATGTTGCTGCTGAGCCAACTGAGAGATACAAAGTCTCTGAAGTTTTCAAAGAAGCTTCTGCTGCTAGCCTATCTGTATGCAGGACTTGGGCTTTTAGCGATGGAGGCGATGCAGCATTGCAGATTTCTCCTGGTGTCTACGATGAACGTGTTTTACAG GGATTGGATTTTGTGATCTCAGAAGCACGAAAGTATGGGATACGCTTAATATTGAGCTTTGTGAACAACTACAAAGATTTTGGAGGGAGAAGTCAATATGCTCAATGGGCAAAAAATGCAGGAATTCAGAATATTAACAGTGAAGATGATTTCTATACTCATCCAGCACTTAAAGATTATTACAAGAACCATGTTAAGAAAATAGTGACAAGGGTCAATACAATGACTAGAATAGCATACAGAGATGACTCGACAATAATGGCGTGGGAACTTATGAATGAGCCTCGCTGCAATGCTGATTATTCTGGAAAAACAGTTAAT GGATGGGTTCAAGAGATGGCAAGTTTTGTGAAATCACTTGACAAAAAACACTTATTGGAGATAGGAATGGAAGGATTTTATGGCGATTCAATGCCTGAAAAGAAGCAAGTTAATCCTGGTTTTCAAGTTGGAACTGATTTCATGAGTAGCCATCTTGTTAAAGAGATTGATTTTGCTACTATACATGCATACACTGATCAATG GTTGTCTGGACAAAATGACGATGCACAAGCAACATTCATGCAAAGGTGGATGACAAGTCATTGGCAAGAttcaagaaccatattaaagaAGCCATTGATTCTCGCTGAATTTGGGAAGTCGAGCAAAGATCCAGGATACAATCAAAATGCAAGAGATACATTCATGAGTTTAGTTTACAGAAATGTGTACAATTTT ATAAAGAAATTTGTTTTTGCCAAATTTAGCAAACCAACTATTGGATATCAATCCTGA
- the LOC125873473 gene encoding LOB domain-containing protein 24-like, producing the protein MSSKRCAACKQLRRRCPSDCIFLPYFPPNNPQRFSFVHRIYGASNVGKLLQQVQEHQRADVADSLYYEAYCRIKSPIYGCVGIISILHQEIDRLERELAKVQAEISLVKGQTQIEGHLAQGQQVELSSSSFDLSIITTPWFY; encoded by the exons ATGAGTTCGAAACGTTGTGCTGCTTGCAAGCAATTGAGACGAAGATGTCCTTCAGATTGTATTTTTTTACCATATTTTCCTCCAAATAATCCTCAAAGATTTTCTTTTGTTCACAGAATCTATGGTGCTAGTAATGTTGGAAAGTTGCTCCAG CAAGTACAAGAGCATCAACGAGCTGATGTAGCGGATTCCCTGTACTACGAGGCTTATTGTCGaattaaaagtcctatttatGGCTGTGTTGGAATTATAAGCATTTTACATCAAGAAATTGATCGTTTAGAACGCGAGTTAGCAAAAGTACAAGCTGAAATTAGCCTTGTTAAAGGCCAGACACAAATAGAAGGACACTTGGCACAAGGGCAACAAGTTGAACTTTCATCATCATCTTTTGATCTTTCTATTATTACTACTCCTTGGTTTTACTAG